In Fibrobacter sp. UWH4, a single genomic region encodes these proteins:
- a CDS encoding family 43 glycosylhydrolase produces MGLNSRGVVSAAIFTLAFAGQGAFAQSWYATDVRQGGHDPSMYRDENGYILMSTNNNLAMWTSTDMVKWSSKGQIFRDSPQWLKNAVGGRTDGIWAPDLFHFNNQYGVFYCGSVFGQRTSAIGVATNANLNFSDPAKGWTDQGEVTRATNSNNYNAIDADVVVTPDGQYWMTYGSWNAGGIRLIKLDPKTGKQASDDKTNYMIATRGGTGIEGPSLIEHGGQYFLFTAWDVCCKQGNEIEQTTYKTAMGRADKVNGTYKDRSGKELNKGGGTILMQRYSRYVGPGGGEAFKDLNRIRFVHHYYDLTGDKYNHIHIRDLVFTDDNWPEMGQPFLGRYLSAEAEHGIMTRGATDDLTFNYTKEASNGEYVGYINTKGSKIRLPMNIMQAGDYILRYRYANGGDNDATHKVTVNGKAQTVKLPKTGAWGSFPEKSVAMVPAKLKRGGNFIEVEPDQNFAELDRIDFLRVIRDTIPGNGFDNGIKVRLTKDDKLAVKNGGYAIFENVVTDSIKSTEVKVELQQCNGGTLSIREGSATGTELSKCTVPSSCANGAWTEVNCSATKKLSGVKDFYLTGSGMSGEVLVGNIRFGKAASIEPPVSSSSVNPPASSSSVAPVESSSSIAEVSSSSEISTALAQAKSLKTGYKLTANALGYTFHFDRPGNYEIIVMNPMGQLMARKTVRMESEVSLQGLPKGKYVFKVMNR; encoded by the coding sequence ATGGGATTAAATTCTCGCGGAGTGGTGTCCGCGGCGATTTTCACGCTCGCTTTTGCGGGCCAAGGTGCGTTCGCTCAGTCGTGGTATGCAACTGACGTGCGCCAAGGGGGCCATGACCCCTCCATGTACAGGGACGAGAATGGCTACATCCTTATGTCCACGAATAACAACCTGGCAATGTGGACCTCGACGGACATGGTCAAGTGGAGTTCGAAGGGCCAGATTTTCAGGGATAGCCCGCAGTGGCTCAAGAATGCCGTGGGCGGAAGGACTGACGGCATCTGGGCTCCGGACCTGTTCCATTTCAATAACCAGTACGGCGTGTTCTACTGCGGCTCCGTTTTTGGCCAGCGCACGTCTGCAATCGGTGTCGCGACGAACGCGAACCTGAACTTCTCGGATCCGGCGAAGGGTTGGACGGACCAGGGCGAAGTGACGCGCGCCACGAACAGCAACAACTACAACGCGATTGATGCCGACGTGGTGGTGACTCCCGATGGCCAGTACTGGATGACGTACGGTTCGTGGAATGCAGGCGGTATCCGTTTGATCAAGCTGGACCCCAAGACGGGCAAGCAGGCGAGCGACGACAAGACGAACTACATGATTGCGACGCGCGGCGGTACGGGTATCGAAGGCCCGAGCCTCATCGAGCACGGCGGGCAGTATTTCTTGTTCACGGCCTGGGACGTATGTTGTAAACAAGGTAACGAAATCGAACAGACCACCTACAAGACGGCTATGGGTCGCGCCGACAAGGTGAACGGAACCTACAAGGACCGCAGCGGCAAGGAACTCAACAAGGGTGGCGGAACCATCCTGATGCAGCGTTACAGCCGTTACGTGGGCCCGGGCGGCGGCGAAGCCTTCAAGGACCTGAACCGCATCCGCTTTGTGCATCATTACTACGACCTGACCGGCGACAAGTACAACCACATCCACATTCGCGACCTGGTGTTTACCGACGACAACTGGCCCGAAATGGGGCAGCCCTTCCTCGGACGCTACCTGAGTGCCGAGGCGGAACACGGCATTATGACACGCGGTGCGACGGATGACTTGACCTTCAATTACACGAAGGAAGCCTCGAACGGCGAATACGTGGGCTACATCAATACGAAGGGCTCCAAGATTCGCTTGCCGATGAACATTATGCAGGCGGGCGACTACATTCTGCGTTACCGCTACGCGAACGGCGGTGATAATGATGCTACACATAAAGTAACGGTGAATGGAAAGGCGCAGACGGTGAAGCTCCCGAAGACGGGCGCCTGGGGCAGTTTCCCCGAAAAGTCCGTGGCGATGGTGCCTGCAAAGCTCAAGCGCGGCGGCAACTTTATTGAGGTGGAACCCGACCAGAATTTTGCGGAACTTGACCGCATCGACTTCTTGCGCGTGATTCGCGATACCATTCCGGGCAACGGCTTCGATAACGGCATCAAGGTGCGTCTCACGAAGGACGACAAGCTTGCCGTCAAGAACGGTGGCTACGCCATCTTCGAAAACGTGGTGACGGATTCTATCAAGAGCACCGAAGTCAAGGTCGAACTGCAACAGTGCAACGGCGGAACGCTCAGTATCCGCGAGGGTTCTGCCACGGGTACGGAACTTTCCAAGTGCACTGTTCCTTCGAGCTGCGCAAACGGCGCCTGGACCGAAGTGAACTGCTCTGCCACCAAGAAACTTTCGGGCGTCAAGGACTTCTACCTCACGGGTAGCGGCATGAGCGGCGAAGTGCTGGTGGGCAACATCCGTTTCGGAAAGGCAGCTTCTATTGAACCGCCGGTATCTAGTTCTAGCGTGAATCCGCCTGCCTCGAGCTCCAGCGTGGCTCCGGTGGAATCTAGTTCCAGCATCGCTGAAGTTTCCAGTTCTAGCGAAATTTCGACGGCTCTCGCTCAGGCAAAGTCTTTGAAAACCGGCTATAAATTGACTGCAAATGCTTTGGGCTATACCTTCCATTTTGATCGTCCCGGTAATTACGAAATCATCGTGATGAACCCGATGGGTCAGCTGATGGCTCGAAAGACGGTGCGCATGGAATCTGAAGTGTCGCTGCAGGGCCTGCCTAAAGGAAAGTACGTTTTCAAGGTGATGAATCGCTAA
- a CDS encoding GDSL-type esterase/lipase family protein, with protein MNRFYSKIWQSLVAISMVIAPAAVWAKVTIYMCGDSTMQDWNAGYYPKQGIGQNFGYFFDSGLATVKNYGAGGTAAETYYNGGKWTPVKNALQKGDYVFIKFGINDRNYSSEAGYRTYMTKMINEAKAKGAYPIIVNPVRRSDFRGTKQDSIYESYHNYPIIARELSKTLNTPIIDMDTLSRNYLLSVGQFYAHHYLNVVLDKGEYSNYANGNNDNLHFQQNGAIAFGRIITEQLRVHPDAQVKKLADYLAPMYKVDVKVSPAGSDQATTISSYYPKGMTVTLKTTPKSGKKFLGWYDGNGKKVSGNANASVKSDKIYTFVMGSASTQYTAVYEGGTAEKYTGDGKALTAFPTGTPKKLSDVTYSVDTTAKDTVQEEKHISLDIKNFIDAANPDTGNGATEANHEGYTGNGFFNFENALNSTAEYKMKFPSAGYVTMGIRYSFAGTEERSLNVYLDHDYIVKFKPTADWDTWDTAYVDLDLINGEGILKFISMTENGGPNIDAFGFSVDGVERIVPEVETTSLKGDILSVSKNENTRIDVFDMSGRLVARKLSGSDNIDLSGIVQASGIYRIIVRNGKHKFSTTWANVK; from the coding sequence ATGAACAGATTTTATTCAAAGATTTGGCAAAGCCTCGTGGCAATTTCCATGGTCATTGCCCCGGCAGCCGTATGGGCGAAAGTAACCATCTACATGTGCGGCGATTCCACCATGCAGGACTGGAACGCAGGCTATTACCCCAAACAGGGCATCGGCCAGAATTTCGGATACTTCTTCGATTCCGGGCTCGCGACCGTCAAAAACTACGGTGCAGGCGGTACCGCCGCAGAAACTTATTACAACGGCGGGAAATGGACCCCAGTCAAGAACGCCCTCCAGAAAGGCGACTACGTATTCATCAAGTTCGGAATCAATGACCGCAACTACAGCTCCGAAGCCGGTTACCGCACCTACATGACCAAGATGATCAACGAGGCGAAGGCCAAGGGAGCCTACCCCATCATCGTGAATCCGGTACGCCGCAGCGATTTCCGCGGAACAAAGCAGGATTCCATTTACGAATCCTACCACAACTACCCGATTATCGCACGCGAACTTTCGAAAACGCTCAACACGCCCATCATCGACATGGACACCCTGAGCCGCAACTACCTGCTTTCCGTAGGCCAGTTCTACGCTCACCATTACCTGAACGTGGTGCTCGACAAGGGCGAATACAGCAACTACGCGAACGGGAACAATGACAACCTTCATTTCCAGCAGAATGGAGCCATCGCTTTCGGGCGCATCATTACCGAACAGTTGCGCGTACACCCGGACGCTCAGGTAAAAAAACTCGCCGACTACTTGGCGCCCATGTACAAGGTAGACGTGAAAGTCAGCCCCGCAGGTTCCGACCAGGCAACGACTATCAGCTCCTATTATCCCAAGGGCATGACGGTGACGCTCAAGACTACACCAAAATCCGGCAAGAAATTTCTTGGCTGGTATGACGGCAACGGCAAAAAGGTGAGCGGGAACGCAAACGCCTCGGTAAAATCAGACAAGATATACACCTTCGTCATGGGTTCCGCCAGCACGCAATACACCGCTGTTTACGAAGGCGGCACCGCAGAAAAATACACCGGTGACGGCAAGGCGCTCACGGCATTCCCGACAGGGACTCCGAAAAAACTTTCCGACGTAACATACTCCGTAGACACTACCGCGAAAGACACCGTCCAAGAAGAAAAGCATATAAGCCTAGACATCAAGAACTTTATCGACGCCGCCAATCCCGATACGGGAAACGGCGCCACCGAGGCAAACCACGAAGGCTATACAGGCAACGGTTTCTTCAATTTCGAAAACGCGCTGAATTCTACCGCCGAATACAAGATGAAGTTTCCCTCTGCAGGCTACGTGACTATGGGAATCCGCTATTCCTTTGCCGGCACCGAAGAGCGCTCGCTGAACGTGTACCTCGACCACGATTATATCGTGAAGTTCAAGCCCACGGCAGATTGGGACACCTGGGATACCGCCTACGTGGACCTGGATCTCATCAATGGCGAAGGAATCCTCAAGTTCATTTCCATGACCGAAAACGGAGGGCCGAACATAGACGCATTCGGGTTCAGCGTCGACGGCGTGGAACGAATCGTTCCCGAAGTCGAGACAACGTCCCTGAAAGGCGACATTCTTTCTGTCTCGAAAAACGAAAACACGAGGATAGATGTTTTCGACATGTCGGGCCGTCTGGTCGCCCGCAAGCTCTCCGGCAGCGACAACATAGACCTGTCCGGCATCGTCCAGGCAAGCGGCATCTACCGCATCATCGTCCGCAACGGGAAACACAAATTTAGCACCACCTGGGCCAACGTAAAATAA
- a CDS encoding TIGR02147 family protein — protein MNTFVNIFEFTKFRKFLAEYQERRQAAEPSFSRTEFCNLLGLPNTRSYFNDVVQGKRVTDNMRERFINVIGLKGNEARYFEAMVDFDQGKTAQVREAAFDAMMRLNKNPQAIVDPDSYEFFGNWYNSTVYAILEVMDVGDDVSELAAKIFPPVSEKRLKASLELMQKMSLVRKDERGFWKPTKDSLATVQQSKSQMVLQFQKQCLELSKQALESEGSESRDMTTFTFAVSKSAQAKVEKAAEKFKAQVRQIVMADSETPTVVEHVNLHVFSNIRENNKPSGAGEA, from the coding sequence ATGAATACCTTCGTAAACATTTTCGAGTTTACCAAGTTCCGCAAGTTCCTGGCGGAATACCAGGAGCGCCGTCAGGCGGCGGAGCCTTCGTTTTCGCGTACCGAGTTCTGCAACTTGCTGGGGCTCCCGAATACCCGCAGCTATTTCAACGACGTGGTGCAGGGCAAGCGCGTGACCGACAACATGCGCGAGCGCTTTATAAACGTCATCGGGCTCAAGGGGAACGAGGCGAGGTATTTCGAGGCGATGGTCGATTTTGACCAGGGGAAGACTGCCCAGGTGCGCGAGGCGGCGTTCGATGCCATGATGCGCCTGAACAAGAACCCGCAGGCGATTGTGGACCCGGACAGTTACGAGTTCTTTGGCAACTGGTACAACAGCACGGTTTACGCGATTCTCGAGGTGATGGATGTGGGCGACGACGTGTCGGAACTTGCGGCGAAGATTTTCCCGCCCGTGTCCGAGAAGCGCCTGAAGGCAAGCCTTGAACTCATGCAGAAGATGTCGCTCGTGCGCAAGGACGAACGCGGATTCTGGAAGCCGACGAAGGATAGCCTTGCCACAGTGCAGCAGAGCAAGAGCCAGATGGTGCTCCAGTTCCAGAAGCAGTGCCTGGAACTCTCGAAGCAGGCGCTGGAATCCGAAGGGAGCGAGTCCCGCGACATGACCACGTTCACGTTCGCGGTGTCGAAATCCGCGCAGGCGAAGGTCGAGAAGGCTGCTGAAAAATTCAAGGCGCAGGTGCGCCAGATCGTGATGGCCGATAGCGAGACGCCGACCGTCGTGGAGCATGTGAACCTGCACGTGTTCAGCAACATCCGCGAAAACAATAAACCGTCCGGTGCGGGCGAGGCATAG
- a CDS encoding carbohydrate-binding protein, with amino-acid sequence MVYCGKKTPLAACVALSFGLAIPSFAAPRQMENLSRGLVASNVGKGMLVSWRLLGSDAPNTEFNLYRDGTKIATIAGNGATNYLEASGKATSKYTVAAVVDGKEGAQAGLSFVFDKSANSDGKNIPYATLKLDRPGDLKMPDGSSCSYTSNDMSVGDLDGDGELELVVKWDPSNQKDNSQSGYTGNVYIDGYKMNGKKLWRIDLGKNIRAGAHYTQFMVYDLDGDGIAEVAMKTSDGTIDGTGKAIGDKSKDYRTKTGTIMSGNEFLTVFNGKTGAAITTIDYVPGRNVTKNWGDTYGNRSERMLAAIAYLDGVHPSLVMMRGYYTYAYAVAYDFDGKQLKQRWYHKSETRGKGIFGEGNHNVSVGDINGDGKDEIVFGSAALKSDGTLLYRTGLGHGDALHLSDMDPDRPGLESWDVHEEKSAAYTDDFRGPDGKIIWGTKQPNPGVDNGRGLAADIDADHRGFEMWSSAGDGVKNVKGQKISGSKPSVNFRIYFDGDLQDELLDGSIDKWSTKDKKANRYFTYGNVNKSTTNNGTKKNPSLVADLFGDWREELILRSGSDASMITIFGTPVTTDYRVYTLMHDPHYRVSIAWQNVAYNQPPHLGYYLPDAVKNLKQPSIYLAGDGTTPVVIDPVIVDPVVPEIKHDMTKESFVDASAPAEGKGTFEDTNEGWKEKGYYNFDNDAASFATWKVTAKEDAKTTVSIVFANGGNDARDMNLSVNGGEAISVSLPSTGSWTTWQEVQVPVSIVKGENTLKLSSTTENGGPNVDGFYFGVPGVTLAPAEGTTALATGVQKLARGGYAEIEIYNMGGRIVGTIAKFVAAGESAVDLSQEPLPKGSYLVRVKIDGKYISKGIFKK; translated from the coding sequence ATGGTGTATTGTGGAAAGAAAACGCCGCTTGCGGCGTGTGTAGCGTTGTCCTTTGGACTCGCCATCCCGTCTTTCGCGGCCCCGCGTCAGATGGAAAACCTGAGCCGCGGTCTCGTGGCTTCTAACGTCGGAAAAGGCATGCTGGTCAGCTGGCGCCTGCTCGGGAGCGACGCCCCGAATACCGAATTCAACCTCTACCGCGACGGGACAAAAATTGCGACCATTGCAGGGAACGGTGCGACAAACTACCTCGAGGCTTCGGGCAAGGCGACCTCCAAGTATACGGTCGCCGCAGTCGTGGACGGCAAGGAAGGCGCGCAGGCCGGGCTCTCGTTCGTGTTCGACAAGTCGGCCAATTCCGACGGTAAGAACATCCCGTATGCAACTCTCAAGCTTGACCGCCCGGGCGACCTCAAGATGCCCGACGGTTCCAGCTGCAGCTACACCTCGAACGACATGAGCGTGGGCGACCTGGACGGCGACGGGGAACTCGAACTCGTCGTAAAGTGGGACCCGAGCAACCAAAAGGACAACTCGCAGAGCGGCTACACGGGCAACGTGTATATCGACGGCTACAAGATGAACGGCAAAAAGCTGTGGCGCATCGACCTGGGCAAGAATATCCGCGCGGGCGCCCATTACACGCAGTTCATGGTCTACGACCTGGACGGTGACGGCATCGCCGAAGTCGCCATGAAAACTAGCGACGGCACCATTGACGGTACAGGCAAGGCCATCGGCGACAAGAGCAAGGATTACCGCACAAAGACCGGCACCATCATGAGCGGGAACGAGTTCCTGACCGTGTTCAACGGCAAGACGGGTGCAGCCATCACGACCATCGACTACGTGCCGGGCCGTAATGTCACCAAGAACTGGGGCGACACCTACGGCAACCGCAGCGAACGCATGCTCGCGGCCATCGCTTACCTCGACGGTGTACACCCGAGCCTCGTGATGATGCGCGGCTACTACACCTACGCCTACGCGGTCGCCTACGACTTCGACGGCAAGCAGCTCAAGCAGCGCTGGTACCACAAGTCCGAAACGAGGGGCAAGGGCATCTTTGGCGAAGGCAACCACAACGTTTCCGTGGGCGACATCAACGGCGACGGCAAGGACGAAATCGTGTTCGGTTCCGCGGCGCTCAAGTCCGACGGCACGCTCCTTTACCGCACAGGGCTCGGACACGGCGACGCGCTCCACCTTTCGGACATGGACCCCGACCGTCCGGGCCTTGAATCGTGGGATGTTCACGAAGAAAAGTCTGCCGCCTATACCGACGACTTCCGCGGCCCCGACGGCAAGATTATCTGGGGCACCAAGCAGCCTAACCCGGGCGTAGACAACGGCCGAGGCCTTGCCGCAGACATCGATGCGGATCACCGCGGATTCGAGATGTGGAGCAGCGCGGGCGACGGCGTGAAGAACGTGAAGGGCCAGAAGATTTCGGGCAGCAAGCCCTCGGTGAACTTCCGCATCTATTTCGACGGCGACCTGCAAGACGAACTGCTCGACGGTTCTATAGACAAGTGGAGCACCAAGGACAAGAAGGCGAACCGCTACTTCACCTACGGCAACGTGAACAAGTCTACTACGAACAACGGAACAAAGAAGAACCCGAGCCTCGTGGCCGATTTGTTCGGCGACTGGCGCGAAGAACTTATCCTGCGTTCGGGCAGCGACGCCTCCATGATTACGATTTTCGGCACTCCGGTCACGACGGATTACCGCGTGTACACCCTGATGCACGACCCGCATTACCGCGTGAGCATTGCCTGGCAGAACGTGGCCTACAACCAGCCGCCGCACCTGGGTTACTACCTGCCCGACGCGGTAAAGAACCTGAAGCAGCCTTCCATTTATCTCGCAGGTGACGGTACTACCCCCGTCGTTATTGACCCAGTGATTGTCGACCCCGTCGTTCCCGAAATCAAGCACGACATGACGAAGGAATCGTTCGTGGATGCATCCGCCCCGGCAGAAGGTAAAGGAACCTTCGAAGACACGAACGAAGGCTGGAAAGAGAAGGGCTACTACAACTTCGACAACGATGCGGCGAGCTTTGCCACCTGGAAAGTGACCGCGAAGGAAGACGCGAAGACAACCGTTTCTATCGTGTTTGCAAACGGCGGGAACGATGCCCGCGACATGAACCTCTCCGTAAATGGTGGCGAAGCGATCAGCGTAAGCCTGCCTTCTACCGGCAGCTGGACCACATGGCAAGAAGTCCAGGTACCTGTAAGCATCGTGAAGGGAGAGAATACGCTCAAGCTCTCCTCCACCACGGAGAACGGCGGCCCGAACGTAGACGGTTTCTACTTCGGGGTACCGGGTGTGACGCTCGCCCCTGCGGAAGGGACGACCGCCCTTGCGACAGGCGTACAGAAGCTTGCCCGTGGCGGATATGCCGAAATCGAGATTTACAACATGGGTGGCCGCATCGTGGGGACCATCGCGAAGTTTGTCGCCGCGGGTGAGAGCGCCGTGGACCTCTCGCAGGAACCGCTCCCGAAGGGGAGTTACCTCGTGCGCGTAAAAATCGACGGCAAGTACATCTCCAAGGGAATCTTTAAGAAATAG
- a CDS encoding LamG-like jellyroll fold domain-containing protein gives MGCFKNIFGSGRLAFAFAAVCVLAFFAGCSTTSSTDSAGILIETNTGNKGLARILVSTENLDVVAGDTVVVFKASADTVGDTLYVDTVDYRHVATSIECASGVMSLDSLPVGDYESVSVHPLEGDVRSVAVSWNVEENSTNIDRALEAEFKGAVALVLPEGFVDLASSDEVFESMPFAVRLPDVKNPCLLDADGNMVRLSRAELADAPTAKVSDSAVYWGVLPQVSFDGNGAISLDIVESCQSSDRIDLALARYVEHFDSIVPSEAALATGNELASVLGNSRWVDSTDNWFYIPDFKPFSEDGYYMGLSIWFNVDSMQVGEYAQIISAKKDSVGFTLQKRGTSGAVNLRLDTRTGVYNTVVGRANGVLDGTWHNYSFKIHGDSVTTFIDGTLLESRQFDAGEGFATAFNPSIGYGGLRGGIDEVFFFDGTQSNNWMRLFYALQYAVIKE, from the coding sequence ATGGGATGCTTTAAGAATATCTTTGGTTCGGGGCGACTCGCGTTCGCTTTTGCCGCGGTGTGCGTGCTCGCCTTCTTTGCGGGCTGTAGCACTACGTCTTCTACGGATTCCGCGGGGATTTTGATTGAGACGAATACGGGCAACAAGGGGCTTGCGCGGATTCTTGTTTCTACCGAAAATCTGGATGTTGTCGCGGGCGATACTGTCGTGGTGTTCAAGGCCAGCGCCGATACCGTAGGCGATACTTTGTATGTAGATACGGTGGACTACAGGCATGTGGCGACCTCGATTGAGTGCGCGTCGGGCGTGATGTCGCTCGATAGCCTGCCCGTGGGCGATTACGAATCCGTTTCGGTGCACCCTCTGGAAGGTGACGTGCGTTCCGTGGCTGTTTCCTGGAACGTCGAGGAAAATTCCACGAATATCGACCGTGCGCTGGAAGCTGAATTCAAGGGCGCTGTCGCGCTCGTGCTTCCTGAGGGCTTTGTAGATTTGGCCAGTTCGGACGAGGTGTTCGAAAGCATGCCCTTCGCGGTCCGTCTCCCGGATGTGAAGAACCCCTGCCTGCTGGATGCTGACGGCAACATGGTGCGTCTCAGTCGTGCCGAACTTGCAGATGCCCCTACGGCAAAGGTTTCCGACTCGGCCGTTTATTGGGGCGTGCTGCCGCAGGTCTCCTTCGACGGGAATGGCGCGATTTCCCTTGACATCGTAGAATCGTGCCAGTCCAGCGACCGCATTGACTTGGCTCTGGCCCGCTATGTGGAGCATTTTGATTCGATAGTTCCTTCCGAAGCGGCGCTCGCCACCGGCAACGAGCTTGCGTCTGTGCTCGGCAATTCCCGCTGGGTGGATTCTACCGACAACTGGTTCTACATTCCTGATTTCAAGCCCTTCTCCGAAGACGGCTACTACATGGGGCTTTCCATCTGGTTTAATGTTGATTCCATGCAGGTGGGCGAGTACGCTCAAATTATTTCGGCCAAGAAGGACAGCGTGGGCTTCACCCTGCAAAAGCGCGGAACATCGGGTGCGGTGAACCTCAGGCTCGATACGCGCACGGGTGTCTACAACACGGTCGTGGGGCGTGCGAACGGGGTGCTCGATGGAACCTGGCACAACTACTCGTTCAAGATTCACGGCGATAGCGTGACCACGTTCATCGACGGAACGCTGCTGGAATCCAGGCAGTTCGATGCGGGCGAGGGCTTTGCGACTGCGTTCAACCCCTCGATTGGCTACGGCGGGCTTCGCGGCGGTATTGACGAGGTGTTCTTCTTCGACGGTACGCAGTCCAACAACTGGATGCGGCTCTTCTACGCCCTGCAATATGCGGTTATAAAGGAATAA
- a CDS encoding GDSL-type esterase/lipase family protein: MKNFFKYAIVAGLFTSLAVSDSTSFTIHVIGDSTVCNYKDSAYPQKGWGQVLNNFFDASRVKVNNVAIGGRSSKSFIVDGRLKSLEPNIQKGDFVFVQFGHNDRTANKPERYVPQDSFPYYMKQYITTAQKRGATPVLVSTVTMSGSRNVFSTGSNNYDSRGMMLKLAKDYKIPFVDLNMKSYNTYNNTYKGKMDSYVKKFLYMQLDAGLYPNYPNGSNDGNTHFQEMGSMGHGTMIAEELERGVNDTFLSPESKAELTKLVSALRPRYKVTVKANIATKGAITQDQSFPGGSPMTLRVAPASGETFEYWADENCKKISSNKLYYGFKTPNHNTTYTAMFKGGAACVASSTTENESSSSVMPASSSSEIPQSSSAIVECSNLKGIKAWPSPIDMANPDKGDGTTDTNHEGYVGKGFFNLTNDISSTATYKLTSDRSATNARVMVRYAFDGTENRDMKIKIDAVTYDIKLPPTGGWDIWDTAYVDDVWLDAVDFDMVLYSTTNNGGPNVDMVSFTNEAVHRVGCPVAEVLKDSSGTQDSETGTTIAVSMQKNQTAFDPRNLTLRSAGGLAHIQIMNALGKTVVDETRMVSAGSTALLQGGARLSAGRYYLRVELDGKIAILAHFAVSGE, from the coding sequence ATGAAGAACTTTTTCAAATACGCCATCGTGGCCGGCCTGTTTACAAGCCTTGCCGTGAGCGACAGCACATCCTTCACCATCCATGTCATCGGCGATTCTACGGTCTGCAACTACAAGGACTCCGCATACCCGCAAAAAGGCTGGGGTCAGGTACTGAACAACTTCTTTGACGCTTCCCGCGTGAAGGTAAACAACGTGGCTATTGGCGGGCGCAGTTCCAAGAGTTTCATCGTTGACGGGCGTCTAAAAAGCCTCGAGCCCAACATCCAGAAAGGGGATTTCGTATTCGTGCAGTTCGGGCATAACGACCGCACCGCAAACAAGCCGGAACGCTACGTTCCCCAGGATTCCTTCCCGTATTACATGAAGCAGTACATCACGACGGCGCAAAAGCGCGGGGCAACCCCGGTGTTGGTTTCAACCGTCACCATGAGCGGTTCGCGCAACGTATTTTCTACCGGAAGCAACAACTACGATTCCCGCGGCATGATGCTAAAACTTGCGAAGGATTACAAGATTCCCTTCGTAGACTTGAACATGAAATCCTACAATACCTATAACAATACATACAAAGGAAAGATGGATTCGTATGTCAAGAAATTCCTTTATATGCAACTGGATGCAGGACTTTACCCCAACTACCCCAACGGCAGTAACGACGGGAATACGCACTTCCAAGAAATGGGCTCCATGGGCCACGGCACCATGATTGCAGAAGAACTGGAAAGGGGCGTAAACGACACCTTCCTTTCGCCCGAATCAAAGGCAGAACTCACAAAGCTCGTTTCGGCGTTACGCCCCCGCTACAAGGTGACCGTAAAGGCGAACATCGCGACAAAGGGCGCCATCACGCAGGACCAGAGTTTCCCGGGAGGTTCCCCCATGACCCTTCGGGTGGCACCCGCAAGCGGCGAGACCTTTGAATACTGGGCAGACGAGAACTGCAAGAAAATTTCGTCCAACAAGCTCTACTACGGTTTCAAGACGCCCAACCACAATACGACCTACACCGCCATGTTCAAGGGCGGCGCCGCCTGTGTCGCAAGCTCAACTACCGAAAACGAAAGTTCCAGCTCTGTAATGCCCGCTTCTTCCAGTTCCGAAATCCCGCAATCCAGTTCCGCCATCGTAGAATGCTCCAACCTCAAGGGAATCAAGGCTTGGCCGTCTCCCATCGATATGGCGAACCCGGACAAGGGTGACGGCACCACCGACACGAATCACGAGGGCTACGTGGGCAAGGGATTCTTCAACTTGACCAACGACATTTCCAGCACGGCTACATACAAACTTACATCCGACAGATCAGCCACCAACGCACGGGTTATGGTGCGCTACGCTTTTGACGGAACCGAAAACCGCGACATGAAAATCAAGATCGATGCAGTCACCTACGATATAAAGCTCCCGCCTACCGGCGGCTGGGATATCTGGGACACCGCCTACGTGGACGACGTTTGGCTCGACGCCGTGGATTTCGACATGGTCCTCTATTCCACGACAAATAACGGAGGCCCCAATGTAGACATGGTTTCCTTTACCAACGAGGCCGTACACCGGGTCGGCTGTCCCGTCGCCGAAGTACTCAAGGACTCTAGCGGCACGCAGGATTCCGAAACGGGCACCACCATCGCCGTATCCATGCAAAAGAACCAAACGGCTTTCGACCCCCGGAACCTCACCCTCCGTTCCGCCGGCGGCTTGGCACACATACAAATCATGAATGCGCTCGGCAAGACGGTTGTTGACGAGACCCGCATGGTTTCGGCCGGCAGCACAGCACTCCTGCAGGGAGGCGCCCGACTTTCGGCCGGTCGCTACTACCTGCGCGTAGAACTCGACGGGAAAATCGCCATTTTGGCGCATTTTGCGGTATCGGGGGAATGA